DNA sequence from the Bacteroidota bacterium genome:
CTATCCCGATTTTGAAGAAGAACGCCCTGATTTCCCATTAGGCGTACAGATTGGCGGTGTCTCCTCCCTCATTTTCCAGGGGCCGGCAACCAACATGGGGATGTCACTCATCAATGCAGACTTTTTTGAGCGTCTTGCAAACGAAGGACAGCTATACAGCCTCGAAAATTTACCAACAACGGCTTTTGCTGATGAGATGGCCTACGTGCGTTCTGTGGCCAACGACTCCTTCATTTATGCCGGCGCAGTGCAGGATGCTTCAGAAAAAGGCATTAACGAAACAACCTATCCCGGCAATCCGCTTGCACAAAACCTGTCGATAGTTGCACGGCTCATCAAAGGGGAGCTGGGCGCTCGAATTTATCATGTGACGCTTGGCGGTTTTGATACCCATGCAAATCAGGTGGGCGCGCATGCAAATTTACTGCGCAACCTGTCTGAATCAATAGATGCTTTTATGCAGGATATCGGGGTGGCTGGCCTCGAAGAAGATGTAATGGTCATGACCTTCTCGGAATTTGGCCGGCGCGTCGGTCAAAATGGATCTCAAGGAACAGACCATGGTACAGCGGCCCCGCTGTTTATCTTTGGTGAGGGGGTCAAAGGGGGATTGTTTGGGAATGCACCTGTATTGGATGACCTCGACAATGCCGGTAATATGAAGTTTGAAATCGACTTCAGGACCGTCTACGCTACGGTGTTGCAAAACTGGTTTGGCGTTGCGCCGGATGTTGTAGCGGATGCGATGCTGGGCCACACGTATGAGGCGCTTGGTTTTGTGGAAGATCCTGCTGAGCCTGTAAGCAACGAGTTTGCTGAAGGTCCTGGTTCTTTCTCACTGGGACAGAATTATCCCAATCCGGTATCCAGCCAAACCACAATCGATTTTTCTCTCGAACAGCCGGG
Encoded proteins:
- a CDS encoding DUF1501 domain-containing protein produces the protein MLKIKSDKSLCKKSTTVSHGPRLGSRLEDGAAHVIDHVAWSRRDFITGLGATLAGTFMLGGTPIRAMAESPLIRELRAQNSNRVLVLVQLGGGNDGLNTVVPYENDIYYQERPNIAIDKTTAQSFAVGQDMGLHPSLNYFNAAFQEGNMALLQNVGYPDPNLSHFRSTDIWLTGSDSETVVQSGWLGRYLNGAYPDFEEERPDFPLGVQIGGVSSLIFQGPATNMGMSLINADFFERLANEGQLYSLENLPTTAFADEMAYVRSVANDSFIYAGAVQDASEKGINETTYPGNPLAQNLSIVARLIKGELGARIYHVTLGGFDTHANQVGAHANLLRNLSESIDAFMQDIGVAGLEEDVMVMTFSEFGRRVGQNGSQGTDHGTAAPLFIFGEGVKGGLFGNAPVLDDLDNAGNMKFEIDFRTVYATVLQNWFGVAPDVVADAMLGHTYEALGFVEDPAEPVSNEFAEGPGSFSLGQNYPNPVSSQTTIDFSLEQPGAVQIEVFDIQGRQVSELANGVHAAGQHRIAFDAGHLPSGTYLYRMVSPNGIQSRKMVVVR